Proteins co-encoded in one Lactobacillus sp. ESL0700 genomic window:
- a CDS encoding replication initiator protein A produces the protein MTNNFNFINSAQAYQTKFFQFPQVLLYGEQYKTLSDGAKLGYMVLRDRLDYSLRNNWIDENNNVYFIFTNEQLQTLMHWSGHKVVKVKKELENAGLLYQRKMGFNPKLKKNLPNRLYLADLEITTQDIYAKKEPSALEPQGSVRTAPRQANSPALEPQGSVKTALRQKSQQSLEPQGSVKTALYQDKTNILDTNKIHKDTNSWDFSTNNYSAEQVATQNEDLLNHAQDFLTSSRSGTAKFFLSKDAIRRICSYARTPQTVNEFISTIVLAKNNAVKDFRELNSDTTGLGISFEEINYQHDNEGNFEGIEIYDSEIKEKVNETIQRFFNRIRAYEYDDSKQIKNVRGYLYKTMYNLFATDLNEQLEEKRISRTGEK, from the coding sequence ATGACAAATAATTTTAACTTTATTAATTCAGCTCAAGCATATCAAACAAAATTCTTTCAATTCCCCCAAGTTTTACTGTATGGGGAACAATATAAAACTTTAAGCGATGGCGCTAAATTAGGCTATATGGTTTTAAGAGATCGCTTAGATTATTCTCTACGCAATAATTGGATTGACGAAAACAATAACGTTTATTTTATTTTTACCAATGAGCAATTACAAACTTTAATGCACTGGTCAGGACATAAAGTCGTTAAAGTTAAAAAAGAACTAGAAAATGCCGGTTTACTTTATCAAAGAAAAATGGGCTTTAATCCTAAATTAAAAAAGAATCTGCCAAACCGATTATATTTAGCCGACCTCGAAATCACTACTCAAGACATTTATGCTAAAAAAGAGCCATCAGCCCTAGAACCACAAGGAAGTGTCAGAACTGCACCCCGACAAGCAAACTCACCAGCCCTAGAGCCACAAGGAAGTGTCAAAACTGCACTTCGACAAAAAAGTCAACAAAGCTTAGAGCCACAAGGAAGTGTCAAAACTGCACTGTATCAAGACAAGACTAATATACTAGATACTAATAAGATACATAAAGATACTAACTCATGGGATTTTTCCACAAATAATTACTCGGCCGAACAAGTGGCAACTCAAAACGAAGATCTACTAAATCATGCTCAAGATTTTCTTACAAGTTCACGATCAGGAACTGCTAAATTCTTTTTAAGCAAAGACGCAATTCGTCGAATTTGTTCCTATGCACGTACGCCACAAACCGTTAATGAGTTTATCAGTACAATTGTTTTAGCTAAAAATAATGCTGTTAAAGATTTTCGTGAATTAAATTCTGATACTACTGGCTTAGGTATTAGTTTTGAGGAAATTAACTACCAACATGACAATGAAGGTAATTTTGAAGGTATTGAAATTTATGATTCTGAAATCAAAGAAAAGGTTAACGAAACAATTCAGCGTTTCTTTAATCGTATTCGTGCCTACGAATATGATGACAGCAAACAGATTAAAAATGTAAGGGGCTACTTGTACAAAACTATGTACAACCTTTTTGCTACTGACTTAAATGAGCAACTTGAAGAAAAACGGATTAGTAGAACAGGTGAAAAGTAA